From the genome of Acinetobacter sp. TR3:
TGTTCACCTTTTTGACAGTGATGCCGATTCAATACTGGATTACCCACTTACCCAATAATCCAATCGTACCTTTTGTGCAAGCTCAGCCAATTTGGTTGCAGTTTATTGAGTTATTGATTGTGGTTGATTTCGTCGTGTACTGGTTGCACCGAGCGATGCATGAAATAGATCTATTATGGCGTTTCCATGCGATACATCATTCCACCGAGTATATGGATTGGTTGGCATCTTCACGACTGCACATCGTAGAAGTACTAATGACGCGCTTTATTGCCACCTTACCTATTTTCCTACTGGGCTTTCATACATCGGCTGTGTTTGCTTATCTTGTTTTTATTTCGTTTCATGCCATTTTTATTCATTCAAATGTACGTTTTCGTTTTCCATATTTGCGTTGGTTAATTGCAACTCCTGAGTTTCATCATTGGCACCATTCTTCAGAGAAGCCTGCGATTGATAAAAACTATGCTGCTTTTATTCCAATCTATGATGTGATCTTTAAAAGTGTTTATATGCCAAATCATCTTGCGAGTGTTTACGGCACAGTTGGTTATAAGATACCGAATAGTTTTGTTAAACAATTCACATGGCCATTTAAAAAGTATATAAAGCGTTTGCGTCAACATTTTGATCATTCATCTAAATCATAAGCATAAAGACACAACTGCATGAATATTCTGAACAGATTGATGCAGTTTCTTTGCATAGCAACGTTTTAAGGCGTAAAATAGCTGATTATTTTTATTGTTAGGAAAGCTGTTCAGTGCAGAGTCATTTAAATGTAGATCAATGGGTTATGGCACGTGACCGTCACCGTTTAAATCGACTGCGCAAAGATAAAAAAACAGAAACAGCGGAAATAGAAAAACTTTTTCAACAGTCAAATGACAAAGTCAAACAACGCTTAGCGCGTATTCCCCAAATTAAGCTCAATCAAGATTTACCTGTTACTCAGTATGCAGATCGTTTGATTGCCGCAATACAAAAACATCAAGTGATTATTGTGGCGGGTGAAACTGGTTCGGGTA
Proteins encoded in this window:
- a CDS encoding sterol desaturase family protein; its protein translation is MTDQLRQKFENLELNAGLGKISAFISMSLGLLAIFGALCFMFPSVLTMPELRPIYAKHYDIFYFSLMFGITLSAGFGIFSALFRQNRYGFYGLCFAVVAAVLGCGLIKAPTLPNLPFYAGIDYFILTLVLLALIFIPLEGFFAKNPDQKILRVGWVTDMKYFMLSHIGIQLFTFLTVMPIQYWITHLPNNPIVPFVQAQPIWLQFIELLIVVDFVVYWLHRAMHEIDLLWRFHAIHHSTEYMDWLASSRLHIVEVLMTRFIATLPIFLLGFHTSAVFAYLVFISFHAIFIHSNVRFRFPYLRWLIATPEFHHWHHSSEKPAIDKNYAAFIPIYDVIFKSVYMPNHLASVYGTVGYKIPNSFVKQFTWPFKKYIKRLRQHFDHSSKS